Proteins encoded by one window of Lathyrus oleraceus cultivar Zhongwan6 chromosome 1, CAAS_Psat_ZW6_1.0, whole genome shotgun sequence:
- the LOC127121045 gene encoding phenolic glucoside malonyltransferase 1 isoform X1 produces the protein MSYTFLSLFSFSMAQQEQSFKVIEVCNIEPFHEPSQSPTSLPLTFFDLLWLRFPPVQRLFFYELTNSPSFFYETLVPNLKNSLSLTLQLFLPLSGHIVWPIDSSKPIINYVRGDSVSFTVVESKESFEDLSSNHCEASKRHHLIPLLKTSHEKASLVSIQVTLFPNNGFCIGITTHHAAFDGKSSTTFMKSWSYITCSNPNLENLTPCFDRSVIEDHYNGISEAYVDVLMNHHGPNNKNLKVWEFTDGLKNDAVKSLFELSPSNIQKLKNHAKSEMKMKVINLSTFSVTCAYVISCLAKAEEPKDEKVSFIFSVDCRTRLEHSISSMYFGNCVVGHIIKLETKKLMGRDGFLSALEGINEGLNKVKNGVLDGAENWVHDMLNPEDIFKLYSTGGSPRFEVYDIDFGFGKPKKVDMASTDKTGAFSLSESKNHNGGIEIGLALNKHEMEAFSTLFVQGLEAI, from the coding sequence ATGTCATACACctttctttctttattttctttctcCATGGCACAACAAGAACAATCATTCAAAGTTATTGAAGTTTGCAATATTGAACCATTTCATGAACCTTCTCAATCACCAACCTCACTTCCCTTAACTTTCTTTGATCTTCTATGGTTAAGATTTCCACCTGTTCAACGTCTCTTCTTCTATGAACTCACAAACTCACCCTCTTTTTTCTATGAAACTCTTGTTCCAAATCTCAAAAACTCACTTTCACTCACACTTCAACTTTTTCTCCCTCTATCAGGCCACATAGTTTGGCCTATTGATTcatcaaaaccaatcataaactATGTTCGCGGCGATTCTGTTTCCTTTACCGTTGTTGAGTCCAAAGAAAGTTTCGAAGATCTTTCTTCAAATCATTGTGAAGCTTCAAAGAGACATCACTTGATACCTCTTTTGAAAACTTCACATGAAAAAGCTTCTTTGGTTTCAATTCAAGTCACTTTGTTTCCAAACAATGGTTTTTGCATTGGAATAACCACACACCATGCTGCTTTTGATGGAAAATCTTCAACCACTTTTATGAAATCATGGTCTTATATTACATGTTCTAACCCTAACCTTGAAAATCTAACACCTTGTTTTGATAGATCAGTGATAGAAGATCATTATAATGGAATCAGTGAAGCATATGTTGATGTTTTGATGAACCATCATGGACCAAATAATAAAAATCTCAAGGTTTGGGAATTTACTGATGGGTTGAAAAATGATGCAGTTAAAAGCTTATTTGAATTGTCACCTTCAAATATTCAAAAGCTTAAGAACCATGCAAAAAGTGAGATGAAAATGAAAGTTATAAATCTGTCAACTTTTTCAGTTACATGTGCTTATGTGATATCATGTTTAGCAAAAGCAGAAGAACCAAAGGATGAAAAGGTGAGTTTCATATTTAGTGTGGATTGTAGAACAAGATTGGAACATTCAATTTCTTCTATGTATTTTGGTAATTGTGTTGTAGGACATATCATTAAGCTTGAGACAAAGAAGTTAATGGGAAGAGATGGATTTTTAAGTGCTTTAGAAGGGATTAATGAAGGTTTGAATAAGGTGAAAAATGGAGTGTTAGATGGGGCTGAAAACTGGGTGCATGATATGTTAAACCCTGAGGACATTTTTAAACTGTATTCTACTGGAGGATCACCAAGGTTTGAAGTTTATGATATTGATTTTGGATTTGGAAAGCCAAAGAAAGTTGATATGGCTTCAACGGATAAAACAGGTGCATTTTCTCTTAGTGAAAGTAAGAATCATAATGGTGGAATTGAAATTGGTTTGGCTTTGAACAAGCATGAGATGGAAGCTTTTTCAACCCTTTTTGTGCAAGGACTTGAGGCCATTTAA
- the LOC127121045 gene encoding phenolic glucoside malonyltransferase 1 isoform X2 → MSYTFLSLFSFSMAQQEQSFKVIEVCNIEPFHEPSQSPTSLPLTFFDLLWLRFPPVQRLFFYELTNSPSFFYETLVPNLKNSLSLTLQLFLPLSGHIVWPIDSSKPIINYVRGDSVSFTVVESKESFEDLSSNHCEASKRHHLIPLLKTSHEKASLVSIQVTLFPNNGFCIGITTHHAAFDGKSSTTFMKSWSYITCSNPNLENLTPCFDRSVIEDHYNGISEAYVDVLMNHHGPNNKNLKVWEFTDGLKNDAVKSLFELSPSNIQKLKNHAKSEMKMKVINLSTFSVTCAYVISCLAKAEEPKDEKDISLSLRQRS, encoded by the exons ATGTCATACACctttctttctttattttctttctcCATGGCACAACAAGAACAATCATTCAAAGTTATTGAAGTTTGCAATATTGAACCATTTCATGAACCTTCTCAATCACCAACCTCACTTCCCTTAACTTTCTTTGATCTTCTATGGTTAAGATTTCCACCTGTTCAACGTCTCTTCTTCTATGAACTCACAAACTCACCCTCTTTTTTCTATGAAACTCTTGTTCCAAATCTCAAAAACTCACTTTCACTCACACTTCAACTTTTTCTCCCTCTATCAGGCCACATAGTTTGGCCTATTGATTcatcaaaaccaatcataaactATGTTCGCGGCGATTCTGTTTCCTTTACCGTTGTTGAGTCCAAAGAAAGTTTCGAAGATCTTTCTTCAAATCATTGTGAAGCTTCAAAGAGACATCACTTGATACCTCTTTTGAAAACTTCACATGAAAAAGCTTCTTTGGTTTCAATTCAAGTCACTTTGTTTCCAAACAATGGTTTTTGCATTGGAATAACCACACACCATGCTGCTTTTGATGGAAAATCTTCAACCACTTTTATGAAATCATGGTCTTATATTACATGTTCTAACCCTAACCTTGAAAATCTAACACCTTGTTTTGATAGATCAGTGATAGAAGATCATTATAATGGAATCAGTGAAGCATATGTTGATGTTTTGATGAACCATCATGGACCAAATAATAAAAATCTCAAGGTTTGGGAATTTACTGATGGGTTGAAAAATGATGCAGTTAAAAGCTTATTTGAATTGTCACCTTCAAATATTCAAAAGCTTAAGAACCATGCAAAAAGTGAGATGAAAATGAAAGTTATAAATCTGTCAACTTTTTCAGTTACATGTGCTTATGTGATATCATGTTTAGCAAAAGCAGAAGAACCAAAGGATGAAAAG GACATATCATTAAGCTTGAGACAAAGAAGTTAA